The following coding sequences are from one Oryzias melastigma strain HK-1 linkage group LG20, ASM292280v2, whole genome shotgun sequence window:
- the smpx gene encoding small muscular protein, producing the protein MSKPSTNVKALQANLNIPMGALRPGAGLPVKRREETAHMEEVPPEPSCCPPVQTPEEKKALPGAAKLPGPAVNLSELQNVKSELRWVTKD; encoded by the exons ATGTCCAAACCCTCGACCAACGTGAAGGCCCTGCAG GCTAATCTGAACATCCCGATGGGGGCGCTGCGTCCAGGGGCGGGGCTTCCTGTGAAACGGAGAGAAGAGACGGCCCACATGGAGGAG GTTCCTCCAGAGCCGAGCTGCTGCCCACCAGTCCAGACGCCAGAGGAGAAGAAGGCGTTACCAGGAGCGGCGAAGCTGCCTGGACCTGCAGTTAACCTGTCAGAGCTGCAAAACGTGAAGAGCGAACTGCGATGGGTCACCAAGGACTGA
- the LOC112151623 gene encoding kelch-like protein 34, with product MEGYSLLYSSSHRTQLFAGFQRLRSQEKMCDVILEAGGVSFPCHRALLASSSDYFWALFGDGTAESRAGSISLPALTPQGLEIILDFLYSGWLSMSASTLPVVLKTARYLQVETALSICERFMMDSLNAENCCCYANLADCLALSNISEAAHHSIAMAMKDLLQDNREDLLTLNIRSLTAVLDADEIPGVKELELVKLTLSWLDENGPLPLLKSNVLLSRLRFGLIAPLDLMKLGCVHKAMATPLIRGQLTRTLEYHSLGPAQPIAQSRHSTLRESPHRVVLVGGGASADWPEQQVWVFDPRSRKCLPTRCVLPARLRSFCVCSLGGFLFVLGGDELKVGEGGAKTSVTMETSNRMWRFDPRFGCWEEAESMLERRAQFTCCLLQDVIFVIGGRHTLSSSNTHAAVASVEFYDMAAGKWRRGVSMPRPLHGHASAILEDSLYVSGGLPGAQGCHYIGLHGNREVSRDVLSWNLRDRVWEKKASMSIGRFSHRLAAAHGFLYALLGMYEPFCDIERYDPRADHWTRLKPLLFGSFHYGMASTASGSLLLFGGRRWRDGQEETVKSVLEYDTMKDQWREICQLPRELTGTECTRFPLPDWTGMDAS from the coding sequence ATGGAGGGCTACTCTCTGCTCTACAGCTCCTCTCACAGAACCCAGCTCTTTGCTGGTTTCCAGCGACTGCGCTCTCAGGAGAAGATGTGTGATGTTATCTTGGAGGCTGGCGGCGTTTCCTTCCCGTGTCATCGCGCTCTTTTAGCCAGCTCCAGTGACTATTTCTGGGCCCTGTTTGGTGACGGGACCGCAGAGAGCCGAGCGGGCTCCATCAGCCTCCCGGCGCTGACGCCTCAGGGCCTGGAGATCATTCTGGACTTCTTGTACTCGGGCTGGCTCAGCATGTCGGCCTCCACGCTTCCTGTGGTCCTGAAAACAGCCAGGTACCTGCAGGTGGAGACGGCTCTGTCGATATGTGAGCGGTTCATGATGGACAGTTTGAATGCTGAAAACTGCTGCTGCTATGCTAACCTGGCGGACTGTCTCGCCCTTTCAAACATTTCGGAGGCTGCCCATCACAGCATTGCCATGGCGATGAAGGACCTGCTGCAGGACAACAGGGAGGATCTCCTGACTCTGAACATCCGGTCGCTGACGGCGGTGCTGGATGCGGATGAGATCCCCGGTGTCAAAGAGCTTGAGCTCGTGAAGCTGACTCTGTCGTGGTTGGATGAAAACGGACCCCTCCCGCTCCTCAAGTCCAACGTTCTGCTGAGCCGTCTGCGGTTCGGACTGATCGCCCCTCTGGACCTGATGAAACTCGGCTGCGTCCACAAAGCCATGGCCACGCCCCTGATCAGAGGTCAGCTGACTCGAACCCTGGAGTACCACAGCCTGGGACCAGCTCAACCAATCGCACAGAGCAGACACTCTACCCTCAGAGAATCGCCCCATCGGGTGGTTCTTGTGGGAGGCGGGGCCAGTGCTGATTGGCCAGAGCAGCAGGTGTGGGTGTTTGATCCGAGGAGCAGGAAGTGTCTCCCGACGAGATGTGTCCTCCCTGCGAGGCTGAGAAGTTTCTGCGTTTGCTCCTTGGGGGGGTTTCTGTTTGTGCTGGGGGGAGATGAGTTGAAAgttggggaggggggggcaAAGACCTCTGTCACCATGGAAACCTCAAACCGAATGTGGAGGTTTGATCCTCGCTTTGGCTGCTGGGAGGAGGCGGAGTCGATGCTGGAGAGGCGGGCTCAGTTCACCTGCTGCTTGCTGCAGGACGTCATCTTTGTCATCGGGGGGCGACACACTCTGTCGAGCAGCAACACGCACGCCGCCGTGGCCTCGGTGGAGTTTTACGACATGGCAGCAGGAAAATGGAGGAGAGGCGTGTccatgccccgcccccttcatGGCCACGCCTCCGCCATACTTGAAGACAGCCTGTACGTATCAGGCGGCCTCCCCGGTGCGCAGGGTTGCCATTACATcggtctccatggcaacagggAGGTAAGCCGAGACGTCCTGAGCTGGAACCTCAGAGACAGAGTCTGGGAGAAGAAGGCGTCCATGTCCATCGGCAGGTTCAGCCATCGCTTAGCAGCTGCCCACGGCTTCCTCTACGCCCTGCTGGGGATGTACGAACCCTTCTGTGACATTGAACGCTATGACCCGCGGGCGGACCACTGGACACGCCTTAAACCGCTGCTCTTTGGATCCTTTCATTACGGAATGGCCTCCACGGCCTCCGGGAGTCTGCTGTTATTTggggggaggaggtggagggacGGACAGGAGGAGACGGTGAAGAGTGTGCTGGAGTACGACACCATGAAAGATCAATGGAGAGAAATCTGTCAGCTTCCAAGAGAGCTCACCGGGACGGAGTGCACGCGGTTCCCTCTCCCAGACTGGACGGGGATGGACGCCAGCTAA